In Aspergillus nidulans FGSC A4 chromosome II, a single window of DNA contains:
- a CDS encoding uncharacterized protein (transcript_id=CADANIAT00004218) produces the protein MGNTSDSSSAGGYTGRRHADYWKLPCTRNGIDEFLSRDELPMRGLLQDSSQSPPGLWTAGDYLVL, from the exons ATGGGGAATACCTCGGACAGCAGCTCCGCAGGAGGATATACCGGTCGTCGCCACGCGGATTACTGGAAGCTCCCGTGCACTAGGAATGGAATAGACGAA TTTCTTTCTCGGGACGAGCTCCCCATGCGAGGATTGCTGCAGGATTCCAGCCAAAGCCCCCCAGGCCTTTGGACAGCGGGTGACTACCTAGTTCTCTAG